A window of Methylomonas sp. 11b genomic DNA:
CGAATTGCATTTTATCCCGCACCTGATTCAACTCGGCACTAGCCGCGGCTAAAGCCAACGCGCTCTCTGAACTATCCACACAACACACTTCCGCAGCGCCTGCCACTGCGGCGGGAATACCCCAGGCGCCAGCATAACTGAATAAATCCAACACCTTTAAACCATGACAAGCTTGCGCAAGCTGCGCCCTGCTGTTGCGATGATCGTAAAACCAGCCGGTTTTCTGGCCCTCTGCGACATTGACTATAAAACGTAGGCCGTTTTCTTCGATTATTAACTGCTCAGGCAATTCACCGTGAGCCAGTTCCGGTTCCAAGGACAGACTTTCCAACTGGCGCTGACTATTATCGTTTTTCAGCAGAATAGCGGTTGGCGCCAGCAGCTCAAGTAGAACCTTGACCAGCAAATCCTTATACCGCTCCATTCCCGCAGTAGTAATTTGCACGGAAAGCACAGCGCCGAAGCGGTCAACCACCAAGCCCGGTAGGCCATCGCTTTCGCCAAACACCAAGCGATAATAGGGTCTATCGAACAAGCGCTCGCGTAAACCCAAAGCTTGAATCAAGCGCGCTTTAAAAAAACTTTCACTGATTTTGATATTGGTTTTACGCGTCAACAAGCGCGCGCAAATGAGTGCATGAGGATTGACATAAGCTATGCCCAAAGCCTTACCGCCGGAATCGTGGACAAGGACTAGGTCGCCGGCCGTAAAATGCTCCAATGGGCTGCGCTGGCTATCAACCTCGTTACTGAACACCCACAAATGCCCTTGCCGCAGGCGTTTGTCTTCGTTTTTTTTCAGAAACAGTTCCGGGTAGCTCATATTGCCCTAAAGTAAGGTAAAGGTGTAACCGCCAATTGACGCGGCAGGCGCCACAATAGCCAAACGGATTTCGACCGTCTGCTCTGGGGCTAGTCCCGTTGGTCTTAACAGGTACTCTGTAGTGCGAAACACCCGCTCTGCAATAACCTGTCCATTAAAATTCAACACACTCAACTTCAAATCCGGCGCCACTTGCGCAAATGGTGCCT
This region includes:
- a CDS encoding class I SAM-dependent rRNA methyltransferase, which gives rise to MSYPELFLKKNEDKRLRQGHLWVFSNEVDSQRSPLEHFTAGDLVLVHDSGGKALGIAYVNPHALICARLLTRKTNIKISESFFKARLIQALGLRERLFDRPYYRLVFGESDGLPGLVVDRFGAVLSVQITTAGMERYKDLLVKVLLELLAPTAILLKNDNSQRQLESLSLEPELAHGELPEQLIIEENGLRFIVNVAEGQKTGWFYDHRNSRAQLAQACHGLKVLDLFSYAGAWGIPAAVAGAAEVCCVDSSESALALAAASAELNQVRDKMQFVRSDVFEFLKQAREQQQHYDAIILDPPALIKRKKDFKAGYEAYRRLNHLALQVLSNNGILVSASCSHHLSRDNLHEILRSSARHIDRHLVFFGAGSQGPDHPIHPALPETDYLKTFFCAVSSRL